In Selenomonadales bacterium, the sequence AGTACCGTACAGCTACTCCCCTTGTGGAATTGAGTATATGAGTATGATATCATACTTATTCTACCAAGTCAACGTCCAATCCGAAGTGTTCGCAGACGAGTTTCATAAATTCCTGTGCCGCAAACGAGAGGTATTTTTCCTTGTGCCAAATGAGCGCGAGGTTCCACGGCACGATCGGATCTTCGAGCGGGATGGAAGTGACATCATACGTGGACAGTCTGTCAGAGAGAGTTGCAGGAAGGAAAGCGACGCCTAAGTTGGCTGCGACCATTGCCGCGATGAAGTCCCATTGCGAGCTTTCGCAGACGATGTTCGGATTGAATCCGCTCTGACGACAGCGGTCGATGAGTGGATCACGGATGGAGAAGTCCTGACGGAACATGACGAATGATTCTTTTTCGAGATCTTGATAGCTGATGACGCAGCGATCTGCGAGCGGATGGTCTTTGCGCACGATGAGATGCATCGGTTCGGTGACGAACGGCAGGATGGAGATGTTTTTATCACGGATCGGAAGTGAGATGACACCGATATCGAGAGAGCCTTCTTCGATATCACGTTCGATCTGTTTCGAACCGACTTCGATCAGTTTTAAGTTGATATTCGGGAACCGTTCTTTGAACTTATAGATGATCTCCGAGAAGAAGCAGACGCCGACCATCGGCGGGATGCCTACGGTG encodes:
- a CDS encoding LysR family transcriptional regulator, with translation VEVARQQSFTKAAQKLNVTQPSISKMIKTLEEELDVTLFYRSSKNAVLTDAGKAVLRPAITILNSFNNLSVELSNVIHLKKGNLTVGIPPMVGVCFFSEIIYKFKERFPNINLKLIEVGSKQIERDIEEGSLDIGVISLPIRDKNISILPFVTEPMHLIVRKDHPLADRCVISYQDLEKESFVMFRQDFSIRDPLIDRCRQSGFNPNIVCESSQWDFIAAMVAANLGVAFLPATLSDRLSTYDVTSIPLEDPIVPWNLALIWHKEKYLSFAAQEFMKLVCEHFGLDVDLVE